One window of the Podospora pseudopauciseta strain CBS 411.78 chromosome 4, whole genome shotgun sequence genome contains the following:
- a CDS encoding hypothetical protein (COG:Z; EggNog:ENOG503NYQ3), with amino-acid sequence MEKSKTKLGVDHPSTLISIANLASTYRNQGQWKEAEKLGVQVMETRKTKFGVDHPSTLSSMGNLASIYRNQGQWPEAEKLEVQVLEASKNKLGADHPDTLTSMVNLASIYRNQDRWEEAEELEVEVMETRKTKLGADHPDTLTSMANLAFTWKSQGRHPDALVLMENCAQARQRVLSDEHQYTLSSLATVAKWSS; translated from the coding sequence atggagaagagCAAGACCAAGCTAGGGGTCGATCACCCTTCTACGCTAATAAGCATAGCCAACCTAGCGTCGACATACAGGAACCAAGGCCAgtggaaggaggccgagaagctgggggtgcaggtgatggagactcGCAAGACCAAGTTTGGGGTCGATCACCCTTCTACGCTGTCGAGCATGGGCAACCTAGCGTCGATATACAGGAACCAAGGCCAGTGGCCGGAGGCTGAAAAGCTGGAGGTGCAGGTGCTAGAGGCGAGCAAGAAcaagcttggggccgatcaCCCAGATACGCTGACGAGCATGGTAAACCTAGCGTCGATATATAGGAACCAAGaccggtgggaggaggccgaggaactggaggtggaggtgatggagactcgcaagaccaagcttggggccgatcaCCCAGATACGCTGAcgagcatggccaacctCGCTTTTACTTGGAAAAGCCAAGGTCGACACCCAGATGCTTTAGTACTGATGGAGAACTGTGCCCAGGCTCGGCAGCGAGTGCTTAGCGACGAGCATCAATACACGCTATCGTCTTTGGCCACCGTCGCTAAATGGAGTAGCTAG